A single Dermacentor variabilis isolate Ectoservices chromosome 9, ASM5094787v1, whole genome shotgun sequence DNA region contains:
- the LOC142558389 gene encoding uncharacterized protein LOC142558389 yields the protein MRTNRLNLGPRDARHHCLHSEHQAAVLADGGVLLSLTLSACHLTDTFGIAAALTLNVDDRLLELNVAKNLIKPSGIYRMVEAMQVNHSLETLTVTILRRQPAEELRRFFSLITTLGVSARLQFHWEEPRAPFFAEGVPLCSLCTCEFDLDRCLLADASALMDTLSTTQHIRIASIKGTFNPHELVIQTIVGAVRSAMYLRHLTLNAYVRPPEMLKLVEALKSNSSIGILELPKHLFDEGVVKAMGELVACNRTIYILTIIIEDLKGQREQAEFLRKKMTEAVPLNPFLIAVNLMLRNVNQATSFEVKQALRRNMMKVHAAIHFVNGSSAHSHVLAFRELAHTYSVAHVLSHNYGLDDTTAAEQITEARSRL from the exons ATGCGCACCAACCGCTTGAACCTTGGTCCGAGAGATGCCCGCCACCATTGCCTCCATTCAGAGCATCAAGCTGCTGTGCTGGCAGACGGAG GTGTGCTACTCAGTCTCACGTTGTCCGCTTGCCATCTGACCGACACATTCGGCATAGCTGCGGCCCTGACACTGAACGTAGATGACCGCCTACTGGAGCTCAACGTTGCAAAGAACCTTATCAAGCCTAGCGGGATCTACAGAATGGTCGAGGCCATGCAG GTTAACCATTCTCTGGAAACACTGACAGTCACCATACTAAGGAGGCAACCAGCGGAAGAACTCCGCCGTTTCTTCAGCCTCATCACGACACTTGGCGTCTCCGCTCGCCTTCAGTTCCATTGGGAGGAACCCCGCGCGCCCTTTTTTGCGGAGGGTGTCCCCTTGTGCAGCCTATGCACCTGCGAGTTCGATCTGGACAGGTGCCTCCTCGCCGACGCCAGTGCCCTCATGGATACTCTATCGACCACTCAACACATCCGGATCGCCAGCATAAAAGGCACATTTAACCCACATGAGCTTGTGATTCAAACGATCGTCGGCGCAGTCCGCTCGGCCATGTACCTCAG gcACTTGACGCTGAACGCTTACGTAAGACCGCCCGAAATGCTCAAGCTGGTTGAGGCACTCAAAAGCAATAGCAGCATCGGAATTTTGGAACTCCCAAAGCACCTGTTCGACGAAGGGGTCGTGAAGGCAATGGGCGAACTAGTCGCGTGCAACCGGACGATCTACATCCTCACCATTATCATTGAGGATCTCAAAGGCCAGAGGGAACAAGCGGAGTTTCTCCGCAAAAAAATGACAGAGGCCGTTCCTCTCAACCCCTTCCTCATAGCCGTGAATCTGATGCTCCGCAATGTCAACCAGGCAACATCCTTCGAAGTAAAGCAGGCTCTCCGTCGTAACATG ATGAAAGTCCACGCGGCCATCCACTTCGTCAATGGCTCCAGTGCACACAGCCACGTCCTTGCCTTCAGAGAATTGGCACACACGTACTCCGTAGCCCACGTGCTGTCCCATAACTACGGCCTCGACGACACAACTGCGGCCGAGCAGATTACCGAGGCCCGTAGTCGGCTTTAG